A genomic stretch from Buchnera aphidicola (Brevicoryne brassicae) includes:
- a CDS encoding rod-binding protein: MNNNLNILNHSTQFINELKYQVRNDPKKHLRQTAIEVESLFIQILLKSMRNALSEDNLLDSNQSRLYTEIYDQKISQEMSKKGIGLTEIILKQIDLKK; this comes from the coding sequence ATGAATAATAATTTAAATATTTTAAATCATAGTACACAATTTATTAATGAACTAAAATATCAAGTTCGTAATGATCCAAAAAAACATTTACGACAAACAGCTATCGAAGTAGAAAGTTTATTCATTCAGATACTTCTTAAAAGTATGAGAAATGCTTTATCAGAAGATAACTTATTAGATAGCAATCAAAGTCGTTTATATACGGAAATATATGATCAAAAAATTTCACAGGAAATGAGTAAAAAGGGAATAGGATTGACTGAAATTATATTAAAGCAAATTGATCTAAAAAAATAA
- the rpmF gene encoding 50S ribosomal protein L32 — MAVQKNKPTRSKRGMRRSHDFLVEPKLSIDKLCGETHIRHHITSNGYYKGKKII, encoded by the coding sequence ATGGCTGTTCAAAAAAATAAACCTACTCGTTCTAAAAGGGGAATGAGACGTTCTCATGATTTTTTAGTAGAACCAAAATTATCCATAGATAAACTTTGTGGAGAAACACATATTCGACATCATATTACTTCTAACGGTTATTATAAAGGTAAAAAGATAATTTAA
- the rluC gene encoding 23S rRNA pseudouridine(955/2504/2580) synthase RluC, translating to MKHKILPISIIYINEDMINQRLDNFMHSKFKNLPKSMIYRIIRTGKIRVNKKRIKPCYKLKLGDMLKIPPIKISNNIKKTLPSLNQNKNLLHSIIYEDNDLLIINKPSGIAVHGGSGLNFGVIEYFRKLRPLEKFLELVHRIDRETSGVLILAKKRLSLISLHKQLREKKIKKKYIALVHGLWPFKIKKISEPLLRLKSQNTQKKVLINPLGKPSETFFKIKQTFSSSTLLSIIPKTGRTHQIRAHTSYIGHPICFDKRYGKNNLDISIKNKININRLLLHSSEINFIHPKNKKKICIQAPLDKAFKNYLKNMI from the coding sequence ATGAAACATAAAATACTGCCTATATCTATTATATATATTAATGAAGATATGATAAACCAACGATTAGATAATTTTATGCATAGTAAATTTAAAAATCTACCTAAAAGTATGATTTATCGTATTATAAGAACCGGTAAGATTCGAGTTAATAAAAAAAGAATCAAGCCGTGTTATAAATTAAAATTAGGAGATATGCTTAAAATTCCACCAATAAAAATCTCAAATAATATAAAAAAAACTTTACCTTCCTTAAATCAAAATAAAAATTTACTGCATAGTATTATATATGAAGATAATGATCTATTGATTATCAATAAACCTTCAGGAATTGCAGTACATGGTGGTAGCGGATTAAATTTTGGAGTTATTGAATACTTTCGAAAACTACGTCCACTAGAAAAGTTTCTAGAACTTGTACATCGTATTGATCGTGAAACATCAGGTGTATTAATATTAGCAAAAAAACGTTTGTCTTTAATATCTTTGCATAAACAACTAAGAGAAAAAAAAATCAAAAAAAAATATATAGCATTAGTACATGGTTTATGGCCTTTTAAAATAAAAAAAATTTCAGAACCATTATTAAGACTTAAATCACAAAATACACAAAAAAAAGTATTAATTAATCCACTTGGAAAGCCTTCAGAAACTTTTTTTAAAATAAAACAAACATTTTCTTCTTCAACATTGTTATCAATTATCCCAAAAACTGGTCGAACACATCAAATTCGAGCACATACTTCATATATAGGGCATCCCATATGTTTTGATAAAAGATATGGAAAAAATAATTTAGATATAAGCATAAAAAATAAAATAAATATTAATAGACTTTTACTACATTCTAGTGAAATAAATTTTATTCATCCAAAAAATAAAAAAAAAATATGCATACAAGCTCCATTAGACAAAGCATTTAAAAATTATTTAAAAAATATGATCTAA
- a CDS encoding flagellar hook protein FlgE — MATIGAVSGLLVNNYNMDIISNNIANASTIGYKTSTPIFFDIFSRSRYSMINQGSGVGILNVIQNFNNGMLVETGRDLDLGIVEDGFFRLLDPQGHVHYTRNGQFLLDENKNIINMQGMYLTGTNKFYSQGNSDDTSNLEPINLNNAYICDGQATSEITLRAILNSSTNSIKNTDDSFDDLSSSANYVIDIYNKEKQKEKLNITFHKKDKNTWQVNVQSNKNSDNQKIKDIDNSFELKFNSDGEMLSNTKFEIYSKNSKYEKIVLDLTGTVEKPEFENSFEKPHQNGYLTGFLKTFNILPKGEIIGTYSNNQTKSIGQILLSKFVNPEKLQHESGSMWSATRESGQENVGIAGDEGFGVISQRTLEASNVDLNKELINMIIAQRNYQSNAQSFKAEDKIISTLINLK; from the coding sequence ATGGCAACTATAGGAGCAGTAAGTGGTTTGCTTGTTAATAATTATAATATGGATATTATATCTAATAATATTGCTAATGCATCTACTATAGGATATAAAACTAGTACACCTATTTTTTTTGATATTTTTTCTCGTTCTCGTTATTCAATGATTAATCAAGGATCTGGTGTTGGTATTTTAAATGTTATCCAAAATTTTAATAATGGAATGTTAGTTGAAACAGGAAGAGATTTAGATTTAGGTATTGTAGAAGATGGTTTTTTTCGACTGTTAGATCCTCAAGGACACGTCCATTATACCAGAAACGGTCAATTTTTACTTGATGAAAATAAAAATATTATTAACATGCAGGGAATGTATCTGACTGGAACAAATAAATTTTATTCACAAGGTAATTCAGATGATACATCTAATTTAGAACCTATTAATTTAAATAATGCATATATTTGTGATGGACAAGCAACTTCTGAAATAACATTACGTGCAATTTTAAATAGCAGTACAAATTCTATTAAAAATACAGATGATTCTTTTGATGATTTATCTTCATCAGCAAATTATGTTATTGATATTTATAATAAAGAAAAACAAAAAGAAAAATTAAACATTACTTTTCATAAAAAAGATAAAAATACATGGCAAGTAAATGTACAATCAAATAAAAATTCTGATAATCAAAAGATAAAAGATATAGATAATAGTTTTGAGTTAAAATTTAATTCTGATGGTGAAATGTTATCTAATACAAAATTTGAAATTTATTCAAAAAACTCAAAATATGAAAAAATAGTTTTAGATCTAACCGGTACTGTTGAAAAACCAGAGTTTGAGAATTCTTTTGAAAAACCACATCAAAATGGATATTTAACAGGATTTTTAAAAACATTTAACATTCTTCCAAAGGGTGAAATTATTGGAACTTACTCGAATAATCAAACAAAGTCAATAGGTCAAATATTACTTTCAAAATTTGTCAATCCTGAAAAATTACAACATGAAAGTGGTAGTATGTGGTCTGCAACTAGAGAATCAGGTCAAGAAAACGTAGGTATAGCAGGCGACGAAGGATTTGGAGTTATAAGTCAAAGAACTTTAGAAGCATCAAATGTTGATTTAAATAAAGAATTAATAAATATGATTATCGCACAACGTAATTATCAATCTAATGCTCAATCTTTTAAAGCAGAAGACAAAATAATTAGTACTTTAATTAATTTAAAATAA
- the flgF gene encoding flagellar basal-body rod protein FlgF, which produces MENSIYNSMIAATQLLNKQTIIANNLANISTTGFKEKFNYILQNNSIKNLHNTYNKIAKEYYNLSPGTLNYTARNLDLFVKDNGWLSVKDINGQEAYTKNGHVKINSARKLTIQDNELIGYNCNITIPNNINVKILSDGVITSIERKKHEIFEKKIGQLKLVRLPIDDLIQKQNGLFYLKKGNELFHKNHNFIDHDNNVRIQSGVLETSNVNAAKNMIEMISNARQFEAQMKMISTCDKNYEYANQLINVNN; this is translated from the coding sequence ATGGAAAATTCAATATATAACTCTATGATTGCTGCTACTCAATTATTAAATAAACAGACTATTATTGCTAATAATTTAGCAAATATTTCTACTACAGGTTTTAAAGAAAAATTTAATTATATTTTACAAAACAATAGTATAAAAAATTTGCATAACACGTATAATAAAATTGCAAAAGAGTATTATAATCTTTCTCCAGGAACTTTGAATTATACAGCAAGAAATTTAGATTTATTTGTTAAAGATAATGGCTGGTTATCAGTTAAAGACATAAATGGTCAAGAAGCATATACAAAAAATGGTCATGTAAAAATAAATTCTGCAAGAAAACTGACTATACAAGATAATGAATTAATAGGATATAACTGTAATATTACAATACCTAATAATATTAATGTAAAAATTCTATCTGATGGAGTAATTACTTCTATAGAACGAAAAAAACATGAGATTTTCGAAAAAAAAATAGGTCAATTAAAATTAGTACGGCTTCCTATAGATGATCTTATACAAAAACAAAATGGATTATTTTACCTTAAAAAAGGTAATGAATTATTTCATAAAAATCATAATTTTATCGATCATGATAATAATGTACGTATACAATCAGGAGTATTAGAAACAAGTAATGTAAATGCTGCAAAGAATATGATAGAAATGATATCAAACGCTAGACAATTTGAAGCGCAAATGAAAATGATATCTACATGTGATAAAAATTATGAGTATGCAAATCAATTAATTAATGTTAATAATTAA
- a CDS encoding flagellar basal body L-ring protein FlgH, which yields MIKLFFCKIKYYLTAIFLLLIQSCASVQHRPLVEGITTAIAPDISPKTINGSLFQERIPINYGYQPLFEDHRPHNVGDTITIVLQENISASNSSASNVTRDGTTNLGVGVAPGQLHPMLGLNLKNTQVGLNSIGKNDFSGKGSNSAKNTFNGLITVTVQKVFPNGNLKVIGEKQVAINEGIEYIRFSGVINPNNINKNNLVASTQIADTRIEYLSRGRINEIQKMGWLQRFLLKISPI from the coding sequence GTGATAAAGTTGTTTTTTTGTAAAATTAAATATTACTTAACTGCTATTTTCTTATTATTAATTCAGAGTTGTGCATCTGTTCAACATAGACCTTTAGTAGAAGGTATTACAACTGCTATAGCACCTGATATTTCTCCTAAGACTATAAATGGTTCATTATTTCAGGAGAGAATACCTATAAATTATGGATATCAACCATTGTTTGAAGATCATCGTCCACATAATGTCGGAGATACTATAACTATAGTACTACAAGAAAATATCAGTGCCAGTAATAGTTCTGCCTCTAATGTTACTCGAGACGGAACTACTAACCTAGGAGTTGGAGTAGCACCAGGTCAATTACATCCCATGTTAGGTCTGAATTTAAAAAACACGCAAGTTGGTTTAAACAGTATAGGAAAAAATGATTTTTCTGGCAAAGGAAGTAATTCAGCTAAAAATACATTTAATGGACTTATTACTGTTACTGTTCAAAAAGTTTTTCCAAATGGAAACTTAAAAGTTATAGGAGAAAAACAAGTTGCCATCAATGAAGGTATAGAATATATACGTTTTTCAGGCGTAATAAACCCTAATAATATTAATAAAAATAATTTAGTAGCATCAACTCAAATTGCTGATACTCGTATTGAATATTTAAGTCGTGGACGAATTAATGAAATTCAAAAAATGGGATGGTTACAAAGATTTTTATTAAAAATTTCTCCAATATAA
- a CDS encoding FlgK family flagellar hook-associated protein gives MSSMLNSAIAGINAMKIMIDKTVNKIKHPNKNNPEKRIFLENTVQDPDFNSSIKIKEIYDNYNDFITEEKRKTNSQVQYEQTKIEQLLKLEDLLCEKSNIFNELINELYEQVNKDVILNQKNMISTKAQTIINAIEDFDKRLKFLEKDIKESVIKNINQINLLIEKIHDATIDIRYFPVEQLPNRIGSFIDKRDNLVDELNDLIGIKVVKDNDSYKIYLNNGICIIDNNHKQNLIPLVSKSDDRYISVGYIDENEKKVKKIENMITSSSLGALLKFRREELTNARNKIGQLTVKFAESINSYHTLGYDVFKHFGKQVFNVSNPEIISSSTNNSSPITSAKWISKNNANDTDYVIYFKNNNWIVTRLSDRTMLYPNVKYQDNDNLSITFDGIEFLIQGKNNDGDIYMIKPYSKTLEELELLIDENDVFSLKNETNNLNRNNSFFINNVNREILFDDHQETLDESYQKFSKSIAYECNSLEEELPFKKNMANILHDKKVYMSNDIERDYQNLNYQQESYLANVKVLQIAETIFDEIIECYS, from the coding sequence ATGAGTTCTATGTTAAATTCCGCCATTGCTGGGATAAATGCAATGAAAATTATGATTGATAAAACTGTTAATAAAATCAAACACCCTAATAAAAATAACCCGGAAAAACGTATTTTTTTAGAAAATACTGTGCAAGATCCTGATTTTAATTCTTCAATAAAAATAAAAGAAATATATGATAATTATAATGATTTTATTACAGAAGAAAAAAGAAAAACTAATTCTCAAGTACAATATGAACAAACTAAAATTGAACAATTATTAAAATTAGAAGATTTATTATGTGAAAAATCAAATATTTTTAATGAACTAATAAATGAACTATATGAACAAGTAAACAAAGATGTTATTTTAAATCAAAAAAATATGATTAGCACCAAAGCCCAAACAATAATTAATGCGATAGAAGATTTTGATAAACGATTAAAATTTTTAGAAAAAGATATAAAAGAATCAGTTATAAAAAATATAAACCAAATTAATTTACTTATTGAAAAAATTCATGATGCTACTATAGATATTCGTTATTTTCCTGTTGAACAACTTCCTAATAGAATTGGAAGTTTCATCGATAAAAGAGATAATCTAGTAGATGAATTAAATGACTTAATTGGAATAAAAGTTGTTAAAGATAATGATAGTTATAAGATTTATTTAAATAATGGAATCTGTATTATAGATAATAATCATAAGCAAAACTTAATACCACTTGTATCTAAATCTGATGATAGATATATTAGTGTAGGATATATTGATGAAAATGAAAAAAAAGTAAAAAAAATAGAAAATATGATTACAAGTTCTTCTTTAGGAGCTCTTCTTAAATTTCGAAGAGAAGAATTGACTAATGCAAGAAACAAGATCGGACAACTAACAGTTAAGTTTGCTGAGAGTATTAACTCTTATCACACATTAGGATATGATGTGTTTAAACATTTTGGTAAACAAGTTTTTAACGTTAGTAATCCAGAAATAATATCTAGTTCAACAAATAATTCATCTCCTATAACATCTGCAAAATGGATTTCTAAAAACAATGCTAATGATACTGATTATGTCATATATTTTAAAAATAATAATTGGATAGTAACAAGATTATCAGATCGTACTATGTTATATCCTAATGTAAAATATCAGGATAATGATAATCTATCAATTACCTTTGACGGAATAGAATTTTTAATACAAGGAAAAAATAATGATGGCGATATTTATATGATAAAACCATATTCTAAAACCCTAGAAGAATTAGAATTGTTAATAGATGAAAATGATGTATTTTCATTAAAAAATGAGACAAATAATCTAAATAGAAATAATTCTTTTTTTATAAACAATGTTAATAGAGAAATTTTATTTGATGATCATCAAGAAACTCTTGATGAATCTTATCAAAAATTTTCTAAATCTATAGCTTATGAATGCAATTCTTTAGAAGAAGAATTGCCATTTAAAAAAAATATGGCAAACATACTTCATGATAAAAAGGTATATATGTCTAATGACATTGAGCGAGATTATCAAAATTTAAATTATCAACAAGAATCTTATCTTGCAAATGTAAAGGTATTACAAATAGCAGAAACTATTTTTGACGAAATAATTGAATGCTATAGCTAA
- the rne gene encoding ribonuclease E produces MKRMLINATQQEELRVALVDGQRLYDLDIETLGSEQKKSNIYKGKISRIEPSLEAAFVDYGEEKHGFLPLKEISKNYFPKHYIHSLRFNIKDILQEGQEVIVQINKEERGTKGAALTTFISLAGSYLVLMPNNPKSDGISRRIEGNDRMILKELLVSLKLPEDMSIIVRTAGAGKSIESLRWDLSLRLKHWDTIQKVAKKRPAPFLIHQESNVIVRAFRDYLRQDIGEILIDNPKILDLARSHITFLGRPDFINKIKLYTGSVPLFSYFQIETQIDSAFQRKVRLPSGGSIMLDSTEALTAIDINSSRSTSGVDIESTAFNTNLEAVDEISRQLRLRDLGGLIVIDFIDMTPISHQRAIENRLREIAREDRARIQIGQISKFGLLEMSRQRLSSSLSESSHHVCPRCTGTGTIRDNESLSLSILRLIEEEALKENTHEVHAIVPIEIACYLLNEKRDAVHAIEKRQGGGKTIIVPSKKMKTPHYSVSRVKRGENINSTSYGLYNFRKSKITHILKDNILEKKKKEKLNLNNFNTSKHNSRKIKKDREKILKKNNWNKNFLNILSNNNLIFKIVSWLKNSFLIKHILLTSEILKKNTFQNKNSVLLKKKQDSLSKKNISSLSELFKKKSPPLNKSQKENYNTNLNFLDKTLKSESLKDENVKLVKDSYFYKKNKKEYLDSQNSNDIKENNSFNNKKQKLNIFINKKNKINNFNIKKKYPSKSVSFKNTLINKYNHTIDNSVFYHVLNSSKKLKKNTLEKKFLQENIFKSPIIIMSSVFSLELAFNKVWIKYPILKLNEIEKQKIIIQNKQFKKLNFLKIKNEINLIKKSLKYNNQIQKTIKSNFLLTSQKKDILITEKQNQSSAPITKISENLYLKEKKIIIDSNFLIKKSNITRKNSAGAHSATDFSNSPISKPK; encoded by the coding sequence ATGAAAAGAATGTTAATTAATGCAACTCAGCAGGAAGAGTTGCGCGTAGCCCTTGTTGATGGTCAACGCTTATATGATCTTGATATAGAAACTTTGGGATCAGAACAAAAAAAATCAAATATATATAAAGGAAAAATTTCTCGTATTGAACCCAGTTTAGAAGCAGCTTTTGTAGATTATGGTGAAGAAAAACATGGATTTTTACCATTAAAGGAAATATCTAAAAATTATTTTCCAAAACATTACATTCATAGTTTACGTTTTAACATTAAAGATATTTTACAAGAAGGACAAGAAGTAATTGTTCAAATAAATAAGGAAGAAAGAGGTACAAAAGGTGCAGCTTTAACTACTTTTATTAGTTTAGCAGGAAGTTATTTAGTACTAATGCCGAATAATCCTAAGTCTGATGGTATATCACGAAGAATTGAAGGTAATGATAGAATGATATTAAAAGAATTATTAGTATCATTAAAGTTACCTGAAGATATGAGTATAATAGTGCGTACTGCTGGAGCAGGAAAATCTATAGAATCATTACGATGGGATTTATCACTAAGATTAAAACACTGGGATACAATTCAAAAAGTAGCAAAAAAACGCCCCGCACCGTTTTTAATTCATCAAGAGAGTAACGTTATTGTACGTGCTTTTCGTGATTATTTACGTCAGGATATTGGAGAGATTTTAATTGACAATCCTAAAATATTAGATTTAGCTCGTTCACATATAACCTTTTTAGGTAGACCAGATTTTATTAATAAAATCAAACTATATACTGGATCTGTTCCACTATTTAGTTATTTTCAAATTGAAACACAAATAGATTCTGCCTTTCAGAGGAAAGTACGACTACCTTCTGGGGGATCAATTATGTTGGATAGTACAGAAGCTTTAACCGCGATTGATATTAACTCCTCTCGTTCTACAAGTGGTGTAGATATTGAATCTACTGCTTTTAATACAAATCTTGAAGCAGTAGATGAAATTTCTCGTCAATTACGTCTACGAGATTTAGGTGGATTAATAGTAATTGATTTTATAGACATGACTCCTATTAGTCATCAACGAGCTATTGAAAATAGGTTACGTGAGATTGCACGCGAAGATAGAGCTCGAATTCAAATCGGTCAAATTTCTAAATTTGGTTTATTAGAAATGTCACGACAAAGATTAAGTTCATCTTTAAGTGAATCTAGTCATCATGTTTGTCCAAGATGTACAGGAACAGGAACTATTAGAGACAATGAATCTTTATCTTTATCTATTTTGCGTTTGATTGAAGAAGAAGCTTTGAAAGAAAATACACATGAGGTACATGCTATAGTTCCTATAGAAATAGCTTGTTATTTGTTAAATGAAAAAAGAGATGCAGTACATGCTATAGAAAAACGTCAAGGTGGTGGAAAAACAATTATTGTTCCTAGCAAAAAAATGAAAACCCCTCATTATTCTGTTTCTAGAGTTAAAAGAGGTGAAAATATAAATTCTACTAGTTATGGTCTTTATAATTTTCGAAAGAGTAAAATTACACATATTTTAAAAGACAATATCTTAGAAAAAAAGAAAAAAGAAAAATTAAATTTAAATAATTTTAATACATCTAAACATAATTCTAGAAAAATAAAAAAAGACAGAGAAAAAATTTTAAAAAAAAACAATTGGAATAAAAATTTTTTAAACATATTATCAAATAATAATTTGATATTTAAAATAGTTTCTTGGTTAAAAAATTCATTTTTAATAAAACATATTTTACTTACAAGTGAAATTTTAAAAAAAAATACTTTTCAAAATAAAAATAGCGTTCTTTTAAAAAAAAAACAGGATTCTTTAAGTAAAAAAAATATATCGTCTTTATCTGAATTGTTTAAAAAAAAATCTCCACCTTTAAATAAATCTCAAAAAGAAAACTATAATACTAATTTAAATTTTCTTGATAAAACTTTAAAAAGTGAATCTTTAAAAGATGAAAATGTAAAATTAGTAAAAGATAGTTATTTTTATAAAAAAAATAAAAAAGAATATTTAGATAGTCAAAATTCAAATGATATTAAAGAAAATAATTCTTTTAATAATAAAAAACAAAAGTTAAACATTTTTATAAACAAGAAAAATAAAATAAATAATTTTAATATAAAAAAGAAATATCCAAGTAAAAGTGTTTCCTTTAAAAATACGTTAATCAATAAATATAATCATACGATTGATAATTCTGTGTTCTATCATGTTTTAAATAGTTCTAAAAAATTAAAAAAAAATACTTTAGAAAAAAAATTTTTACAAGAGAATATTTTTAAATCTCCAATAATTATAATGTCTTCAGTTTTTTCATTAGAACTAGCATTTAATAAAGTTTGGATCAAATATCCAATATTAAAATTAAATGAAATAGAAAAACAAAAAATAATAATACAAAACAAACAATTTAAAAAACTCAATTTTCTTAAAATAAAAAATGAAATAAATTTGATTAAAAAATCTTTAAAATATAATAATCAAATTCAAAAAACTATAAAATCTAATTTTTTATTAACATCACAAAAAAAAGATATCTTAATTACAGAGAAGCAAAATCAATCTAGTGCACCTATAACAAAAATTTCTGAAAATTTATATTTAAAAGAAAAAAAAATAATAATTGATTCTAATTTTTTAATAAAAAAATCAAATATTACTAGAAAAAATTCTGCTGGAGCACATTCTGCAACAGATTTTTCGAATTCACCTATTTCAAAGCCTAAATAA
- the flgG gene encoding flagellar basal-body rod protein FlgG gives MIPSLWISKTGLDAQQINMNVISNNLANVSTNGFKRSRAVFEDLMYQTIRQAGTNSSIDTNLPSGLQLGTGVRPVATERIHSQGNLSKTDSLKDVAINGPGFFQVQLPDGNLAYTRDGSFQLDQNGQLVTNSGFPIVPEINIPPNALNINIARDGVISVAIQGQTQPMFLGQLNLINFINNSGLESLGENLYQETQASGAPIDTTPGLNGTGLLYQGYVETSNVNVAEELVNMIQTQRAYEINSKSINTSDQMLQKLSQL, from the coding sequence ATGATTCCTTCTTTATGGATTTCTAAAACTGGTCTTGATGCTCAACAAATAAACATGAATGTTATTTCTAATAATTTAGCAAATGTTAGTACTAATGGATTTAAACGTTCTAGAGCAGTTTTTGAAGATTTAATGTATCAAACAATACGACAAGCAGGTACAAATTCATCAATTGATACAAATTTGCCATCAGGATTACAATTAGGTACTGGAGTAAGACCAGTAGCAACCGAAAGAATTCACAGTCAAGGAAATTTATCTAAAACAGATTCATTGAAAGATGTCGCTATTAATGGACCAGGATTTTTTCAAGTACAATTGCCTGATGGAAATCTAGCATATACAAGAGATGGTTCTTTTCAACTAGATCAGAATGGTCAGCTGGTAACTAATAGTGGTTTTCCTATTGTACCTGAGATTAACATACCTCCTAATGCATTAAATATTAATATAGCTAGAGATGGAGTTATTAGTGTTGCAATTCAAGGACAAACACAACCTATGTTTCTTGGTCAGTTGAATTTAATTAATTTTATTAATAATTCTGGATTAGAAAGTTTAGGAGAAAATTTATATCAAGAAACTCAAGCGTCTGGAGCACCAATTGATACTACTCCGGGATTGAATGGTACTGGTTTATTATATCAAGGATATGTTGAAACTTCAAATGTCAATGTTGCTGAAGAATTAGTTAATATGATTCAAACACAAAGAGCATATGAAATCAATAGTAAATCGATTAATACATCAGATCAAATGTTACAAAAATTATCGCAATTATAA
- a CDS encoding flagellar basal body P-ring protein FlgI, which translates to MSKTISLLKFIIFIFISLPFSTYAEKIRDLTSIQGIRDNQLIGYGLIVGLDGTGDQSTQAPFTNQSLNNMLSQLGVAIPPDINMHLKNVAAVIVTANLPPFSHTGEKIDVKVSSMGNSKSLKGGTLLMTPLKGTDNQIYAIAQGAVLISEKDHSQKKIHYIRSNQVNSGIINHGATIEREVKTNFGQNNTINLQLNQEDFSTAQRISDMINIKYPDTATPINSKTVQLSTSANNDVQVHMLSNIQDIDISLPSQEAKIVVNPRTGSIVINQAVQLGSCVISSGNISIILNQTINKNKDFDFLKSLKKNEKKEQLSVELLNKNYMDRISSNKANLNNIVKSLNVLGTKPDELISILQLMKSAGCLNAKLEII; encoded by the coding sequence ATGTCTAAAACAATATCATTATTAAAATTTATTATTTTTATTTTCATTAGTTTACCTTTCTCTACTTATGCTGAAAAAATACGTGATTTAACTAGTATTCAAGGAATTCGAGATAATCAACTGATCGGTTATGGTTTAATAGTAGGACTAGATGGTACAGGTGATCAATCAACACAAGCTCCCTTTACTAATCAATCATTAAATAATATGTTATCGCAATTAGGTGTTGCTATTCCTCCAGATATTAATATGCATTTAAAAAATGTAGCAGCAGTAATTGTTACTGCTAATTTACCACCATTTAGTCATACAGGTGAAAAAATAGATGTAAAAGTTTCATCTATGGGAAATTCTAAAAGTCTTAAAGGGGGAACATTGTTAATGACTCCTCTAAAAGGTACTGATAACCAAATTTATGCCATTGCTCAAGGTGCTGTTTTAATATCTGAAAAAGATCATTCCCAAAAAAAAATACATTATATTCGTTCAAATCAAGTTAATTCTGGAATAATTAATCATGGTGCAACAATAGAGCGTGAAGTAAAAACTAATTTTGGTCAAAATAACACAATCAACTTACAATTAAATCAAGAGGATTTTAGTACGGCACAACGTATTAGCGATATGATTAATATAAAGTATCCAGATACAGCCACTCCTATTAATTCTAAAACAGTTCAATTAAGTACTTCTGCTAACAATGATGTACAAGTACACATGCTTTCTAATATTCAAGATATAGATATTTCATTGCCATCTCAAGAAGCTAAAATTGTAGTAAATCCGCGAACTGGTTCTATTGTTATTAATCAAGCAGTACAATTAGGATCATGTGTGATTTCAAGCGGTAATATTTCTATAATCTTAAATCAAACAATTAATAAAAATAAAGATTTTGATTTTTTAAAATCACTTAAAAAAAATGAAAAAAAAGAACAGTTATCAGTAGAGCTACTTAATAAAAATTACATGGATCGTATTTCTTCAAATAAAGCAAATTTGAATAATATAGTTAAATCTTTAAACGTATTAGGTACTAAACCTGATGAATTAATATCTATTTTACAATTAATGAAAAGTGCTGGTTGTCTTAACGCTAAACTGGAAATTATTTAA